In Roseimicrobium gellanilyticum, the following are encoded in one genomic region:
- a CDS encoding TetR/AcrR family transcriptional regulator: MPRTKEFDEAEVLDRALELFRARGFKATSFADLTTELGVSRQSLYDTYGDKEELFLAALKRYMTAGAECMKQRLADPGPVREVLMGIFDQLISQHCGKGSHGCLLVNTLVEIAPDSRARALAAEHARTVEGLFISRLCVAQRAGEIEREKDPVELARFFHHTLLGMAVAARAHDQKDALRQTARLALKVLD, translated from the coding sequence ATGCCAAGGACCAAGGAATTCGACGAAGCTGAAGTGCTGGATCGCGCGCTCGAGTTGTTTCGTGCTCGTGGTTTCAAGGCGACTTCCTTCGCGGATCTCACCACAGAGCTCGGTGTGAGCCGGCAGAGTCTCTACGACACATACGGCGATAAGGAAGAGCTCTTCCTCGCGGCACTGAAGCGGTACATGACAGCAGGCGCGGAGTGCATGAAGCAGCGTCTCGCCGATCCGGGACCCGTGCGCGAGGTGCTGATGGGGATCTTCGATCAACTCATCTCCCAGCACTGCGGCAAGGGTTCCCATGGGTGCCTGCTGGTGAATACGCTGGTGGAGATCGCTCCGGACTCTCGGGCACGGGCGCTGGCTGCGGAACACGCCAGGACAGTGGAGGGGCTTTTCATTTCCCGGCTGTGCGTGGCCCAGCGTGCTGGAGAAATTGAGCGTGAGAAGGATCCGGTGGAACTGGCACGGTTCTTCCACCACACCCTGCTGGGCATGGCGGTGGCAGCCCGTGCTCACGATCAGAAGGATGCGCTAAGGCAGACTGCGCGTCTGGCCCTGAAAGTGCTCGACTGA
- a CDS encoding SDR family oxidoreductase, which translates to MKGKTILITGGTTGIGLATAQLLAKEGAKVIVTGRNPETLAAAKDLLPKGTAILKSDAGSLADAQALGDEVKKHASKLDGAFLNAGVAQFGPLEAATPKQYDDMYNINVRGPFFQLQSLLPLLANPSSVVFTSSIAGSIGFPTTALYSGTKAAVISFGKTLAVELAPRGIRVNVVSPGPIETPIMKKLNLPDEAQKGFEETTVSKSLVKRLGQPEEVATAVRFLLSDESSFVIGSEVIVDGGVRLS; encoded by the coding sequence ATGAAAGGCAAAACCATTCTTATCACCGGCGGTACCACGGGCATTGGCCTTGCCACCGCACAACTCCTCGCCAAAGAGGGTGCAAAGGTCATCGTCACGGGGCGTAACCCGGAGACGCTCGCCGCCGCGAAAGATTTGCTGCCCAAGGGCACCGCCATTCTCAAGTCCGATGCTGGCTCATTGGCCGATGCTCAGGCGCTCGGCGACGAAGTGAAGAAGCATGCCTCCAAACTCGACGGCGCCTTCCTCAATGCCGGCGTGGCGCAGTTCGGCCCACTCGAAGCAGCGACGCCGAAGCAATACGATGACATGTACAACATCAATGTGCGTGGCCCGTTCTTCCAGCTTCAGTCGCTCCTGCCATTGCTCGCCAATCCCAGCTCTGTTGTCTTCACATCGTCGATTGCAGGTTCCATTGGATTCCCCACCACCGCGCTCTATTCAGGCACAAAGGCAGCCGTCATCTCCTTTGGGAAAACGCTCGCGGTGGAGCTGGCTCCGCGAGGCATCCGCGTGAACGTGGTGAGCCCAGGTCCCATTGAGACACCCATCATGAAGAAGCTGAACCTGCCGGATGAAGCGCAAAAGGGATTCGAGGAGACAACGGTCTCCAAGTCGCTCGTGAAGCGCTTGGGCCAACCGGAGGAGGTGGCCACGGCCGTGCGCTTTCTACTTTCGGACGAGTCCAGTTTTGTCATCGGTTCGGAAGTGATCGTCGATGGCGGTGTGCGCCTGAGCTGA
- a CDS encoding CocE/NonD family hydrolase, with product MIGKHVWFKGWMLLALMNVGVCQQAVRAEEKKPAPPPPYVLEGNVMVSMRDGVKLATDIYRPIQHDGAPVQEKLPVILTRTPYNKTGAKKQADYFTRHGYVFIAQDCRGRYASEGVWHWMTDDGGDGVDAAAWIGKQPWSDGKIGMFGTSYVGGTQHAMALAGAKELVTVIPVDAVSNCGVQSMRNAGAFELRFWNWIMLNAGKGSRAVQDEATAAMLKEMADNRFHYLANLPLRKGTTPLKFAPEYEDWLIGAMSHGANDDYWKQNNILEKASSYKDMPVYLVGGWYDSWAGNTTANFGVLSKALKSDVYLIMGPWIHGAQAAFSHGQVDYGRDAAIPDELAWRREWYDHWLKGKDNSVGKAAPFASKVRIFVMGTGDGSKTEKGMLLHGGEWRNEKEWPLARQQSTAFYFGEGGVLACEEPTQDQGSTTFTFDPKNPVPTIGGNISSGNDILLQGAWDQRGGPHVWNWPNPIPLSARNDVVIFETEPLAQNTEVTGEIEVKLWASSSAVDTDFTAKLVDVYPGSKDWPGGFDLKITEGIIRARFRDSLKAEKLMKPGTPYEFTIRLYPTSNVFKKGHRIRVEVSSSNFPRFDVNPNTGEPLNEHRRTVTAENTVLHSKVHPSRIVLPIIPR from the coding sequence ATGATTGGGAAACACGTCTGGTTCAAGGGATGGATGTTGCTCGCGTTGATGAACGTTGGGGTGTGCCAGCAAGCAGTGCGGGCGGAGGAAAAGAAGCCGGCCCCGCCACCGCCTTATGTTCTGGAGGGCAATGTCATGGTCTCCATGCGTGATGGCGTGAAGCTCGCGACGGACATCTATCGTCCCATCCAGCACGATGGCGCACCCGTGCAGGAGAAGCTTCCAGTCATTCTGACCCGCACACCGTACAACAAGACCGGAGCGAAGAAACAGGCGGACTACTTCACCAGACACGGCTATGTCTTCATTGCGCAAGACTGCCGCGGACGCTATGCGAGCGAGGGTGTCTGGCACTGGATGACGGATGATGGCGGCGACGGCGTGGATGCTGCGGCATGGATTGGGAAGCAGCCATGGAGCGATGGAAAGATTGGCATGTTTGGCACTTCCTATGTGGGTGGTACGCAGCATGCCATGGCACTCGCGGGTGCGAAGGAACTGGTCACCGTGATACCCGTGGATGCCGTCTCAAACTGTGGCGTCCAGTCCATGCGCAATGCCGGTGCGTTTGAACTGCGCTTCTGGAACTGGATCATGCTGAATGCCGGCAAGGGAAGCCGCGCGGTGCAGGATGAAGCCACCGCCGCCATGCTGAAGGAGATGGCGGACAATCGTTTTCATTACCTCGCGAACCTGCCACTGCGCAAAGGAACCACGCCACTGAAGTTCGCCCCCGAGTATGAGGACTGGCTCATCGGCGCCATGAGTCACGGGGCCAATGACGACTACTGGAAGCAGAACAACATCCTGGAGAAGGCATCTTCCTACAAAGACATGCCCGTTTACCTCGTGGGTGGTTGGTACGACTCATGGGCAGGCAACACCACGGCGAACTTCGGTGTCCTGAGCAAGGCACTGAAGAGTGACGTGTACCTCATCATGGGACCGTGGATCCACGGTGCGCAGGCGGCTTTTTCCCACGGGCAGGTGGATTATGGAAGGGACGCAGCGATTCCTGATGAACTCGCCTGGCGTCGGGAATGGTACGACCACTGGCTGAAGGGGAAGGACAACAGCGTGGGCAAAGCTGCGCCCTTCGCGAGCAAGGTGCGCATCTTCGTGATGGGCACTGGCGACGGCAGCAAGACCGAGAAGGGCATGCTCCTCCATGGAGGCGAGTGGCGGAATGAGAAGGAGTGGCCACTCGCAAGACAGCAGAGCACGGCATTCTACTTTGGAGAGGGTGGGGTGCTTGCTTGTGAAGAGCCCACGCAGGATCAAGGCTCCACCACCTTCACCTTCGATCCCAAGAATCCTGTGCCGACCATCGGAGGAAACATCTCCAGTGGGAATGACATCCTGCTGCAGGGTGCGTGGGATCAGCGCGGCGGTCCTCACGTGTGGAACTGGCCGAATCCCATTCCGCTCTCCGCGCGCAATGATGTGGTCATCTTCGAAACTGAACCACTTGCCCAGAACACAGAAGTTACGGGGGAAATCGAAGTAAAACTGTGGGCGTCCTCAAGTGCAGTGGATACCGACTTTACGGCGAAGCTGGTGGACGTGTATCCCGGAAGCAAAGACTGGCCCGGTGGCTTCGACCTGAAGATCACCGAGGGCATCATCCGTGCGCGTTTTCGCGATAGCTTGAAAGCAGAGAAGCTCATGAAGCCGGGAACGCCATATGAGTTCACCATCAGACTCTATCCCACGAGCAACGTCTTCAAGAAGGGTCACCGCATCCGTGTCGAAGTGAGCAGCAGTAATTTCCCGAGGTTCGATGTGAACCCCAACACGGGGGAGCCGCTGAACGAGCATCGACGCACGGTTACTGCAGAGAACACGGTCCTGCACAGCAAGGTCCACCCCTCCCGCATCGTGCTTCCCATCATCCCAAGGTAA
- a CDS encoding TetR/AcrR family transcriptional regulator → MSEAPSKVSLLSAAKSLFLARGYAGTSVDTICEKAGVSKGSFYHSFKSKEDLGIGVLQWSLERGGEVLGAHKKVADPVEQSLVYLRHLENSALTLWSDGCLLGTFANELGDTNPRLQEAVATLFTAVIKEIAARLKALAACPEITCTANELAEELLVILEGSITLAKAYRDPSRITRGIRSFRKTLESQISKAAAKAA, encoded by the coding sequence ATGTCCGAAGCCCCCAGCAAAGTCAGCCTGCTCAGCGCCGCGAAGTCGCTGTTCCTCGCGCGTGGCTATGCAGGCACCTCGGTGGATACGATCTGCGAGAAAGCCGGCGTGAGCAAAGGCAGCTTCTACCATTCCTTCAAATCAAAGGAGGACCTTGGCATCGGGGTGCTGCAGTGGTCTTTGGAGCGGGGTGGAGAAGTGCTCGGCGCGCACAAGAAGGTCGCCGACCCCGTCGAGCAGTCCCTCGTGTACCTGCGTCATCTCGAGAACTCGGCGCTGACACTTTGGAGCGACGGCTGCCTGCTGGGCACTTTCGCGAATGAACTGGGTGATACCAATCCGCGGCTGCAGGAGGCGGTGGCCACGCTGTTCACAGCCGTCATCAAGGAGATCGCTGCCCGGCTTAAGGCACTGGCAGCCTGTCCTGAAATCACCTGCACCGCGAATGAACTCGCGGAAGAGCTCCTTGTGATTCTGGAAGGCTCCATCACGCTTGCGAAGGCCTATCGCGATCCGTCGCGCATTACCCGCGGCATTCGCAGTTTCCGCAAGACCCTGGAATCTCAAATTTCCAAAGCAGCAGCAAAGGCCGCCTGA
- a CDS encoding class I SAM-dependent methyltransferase, with protein sequence MDKLHAFMGRMLNDLGAAATGSLVILGDRLGLYEALWKHGPCTSVEFASATGLHERHLREWLCAQAAAQYIEYDAGNETFALTPEQAAVFADPNSPAAMVGGFYTIGSAYLDEPKIAESFRTGKGVPWGDHHACLFCGTERFFRPGYEANLVSNWLPALEGVVDKLKNGARVADVGCGHGISTFIMAKAFPNSEFVGFDLHPESIEASNKHAAEHGLKNLRFEIATAQDFPGVGFDLVAIFDALHDMGDPVGACKHIRKALAADGTLMVVEPRAGDTLTENINPVGRVYYAASTMICTPGAISQRGGMALGAQAGDKRLTEVMNTGGFSKVRRATDTPFNVVLEARA encoded by the coding sequence ATGGACAAGCTGCACGCCTTCATGGGCCGCATGCTGAATGACCTTGGCGCAGCCGCCACTGGCTCCCTCGTGATCCTGGGCGACCGCCTGGGTCTTTACGAGGCCTTGTGGAAACACGGTCCGTGCACCAGCGTGGAGTTCGCCTCTGCGACCGGCCTGCATGAGCGCCATCTCCGCGAGTGGCTTTGCGCCCAGGCGGCCGCGCAGTACATCGAGTACGATGCCGGGAACGAAACCTTCGCGCTCACCCCGGAGCAGGCGGCCGTCTTCGCAGACCCGAACAGCCCTGCGGCCATGGTCGGTGGCTTTTATACCATTGGCTCTGCTTACTTGGACGAACCTAAGATCGCTGAAAGCTTCCGCACCGGAAAGGGTGTGCCGTGGGGGGATCACCACGCCTGCCTCTTCTGTGGCACGGAGCGCTTCTTCCGTCCGGGCTATGAGGCGAACCTCGTCTCAAACTGGCTGCCCGCCCTGGAGGGTGTGGTGGACAAACTGAAGAACGGTGCCCGCGTGGCAGATGTGGGCTGCGGCCACGGCATCTCCACCTTCATCATGGCCAAGGCGTTTCCGAACTCCGAGTTCGTCGGTTTTGACTTGCATCCGGAGTCCATTGAAGCCTCCAACAAGCACGCTGCCGAGCACGGCCTGAAGAATCTGCGTTTCGAGATCGCTACAGCCCAGGATTTCCCGGGCGTCGGCTTCGACCTCGTGGCCATCTTCGATGCGCTCCATGACATGGGTGACCCCGTTGGCGCCTGCAAGCACATCCGCAAGGCGCTGGCAGCAGACGGCACGCTCATGGTGGTGGAGCCTCGTGCGGGAGATACCCTCACGGAGAACATTAATCCCGTGGGACGCGTCTACTACGCTGCCTCCACCATGATTTGCACCCCGGGCGCCATCAGCCAGCGGGGCGGCATGGCCCTGGGGGCACAGGCGGGCGACAAGAGACTCACTGAGGTGATGAATACCGGTGGCTTCTCCAAGGTGCGCCGCGCCACGGACACCCCGTTCAATGTGGTGCTGGAAGCACGTGCGTGA